One window of the Shewanella cyperi genome contains the following:
- a CDS encoding efflux RND transporter permease subunit codes for MSVAGYFVKNSVISWMFTLILLIGGIMSFNRLGQLEDPPFTIKDAIVVTLYPGATSTEVEEEVTYPLEKAIQSLPYVDKLRSLNTSGMSQIIVTMKKTYGPDKLPQIWDELRRKVNDMSTRLPPGAQQPLVNDDFGDVFGIMLMISGEDYGYRDLKDYVDYVKRELELIPGVGKVSLAGEQQEQVFVEMSLNKAASSNLDPSLITNLLNSQNMVTDAGNIRIAGDNLRIRTSGGSKSVQELQELIIPGTSGDKLIYLKDVATVRRGYQEIPSNTLSFNGHQAINLGISFASGVNVVAVGEAVDAKLAEIEGARPAGMKIETMYNQPAEVSKSVSSFVWNLIAAVVIVIGVLLLFMGLKSGILIGLILFLTCLGTFILMKHADIELQRISLGALIIALGMLVDNAIVVVEGILIGRQMGQTTLQAAEAIVKQTMWPLLGATVIAITAFAPIGLSPDATGEFAGSLFWVLLFSLFLSWVTAISITPFFARLFFGEAGEAQTAGETKDPYGGAFFHAYRGLLDMCMRFRYLSVLAVVALFVLSVVGFGWVKQSFFPPSTTPIFLVDIWMPEGTDIRETGTVVSAMGDMAGKLDNVEFVAATVGKGFPRFMLTYSPEKNYAAFGQLAVRTADFDSLTGVMKQFRTEAEAAFPQTQLKFKRLEIGPSTDAKIEARLSGADPDELRRLGAEVKAIFAATPGTVNVRHDWRERVKYIAPRFNETQARRLGIVKSEVDRALKFSFAGLQIGLYREGTSLLPIVARLPDEERVDIESLESVRIWSPVLKTLIPLQQVVDGFEVKFEDPIIQRRDRKRTLTVFADADFEYDILPAALFAQVRDKVEAVQLPPGYELHWGGEFESSRDAQKSLFATLPLGYVLMFLITVFLFNSVRKPLVIWCCVPLAIIGITLGLLVMDKPFSFMALLGMLSLSGMLLKNGIVLLDQINLEINQGVEPFRAVFESTVSRVRPVCMAAVTTILGMLPLITDAFFESMAAVVMFGLGVATILTLIIVPVFYIIFFRIQYRDYRHFDSEAAKETGGVAG; via the coding sequence ATGAGCGTAGCAGGCTATTTTGTCAAAAATTCTGTCATCAGCTGGATGTTTACCCTGATCCTGCTGATAGGCGGCATCATGTCCTTCAACCGTCTGGGACAACTGGAAGATCCACCATTCACCATCAAGGATGCCATAGTGGTGACCCTGTATCCGGGCGCCACCTCCACCGAGGTGGAGGAGGAAGTGACCTATCCTCTGGAGAAAGCGATACAGTCCTTACCCTATGTAGATAAATTGCGCTCCCTCAATACCTCGGGCATGTCGCAGATTATCGTGACCATGAAGAAAACCTATGGTCCGGACAAGCTGCCACAGATCTGGGACGAGCTGCGGCGCAAGGTCAACGACATGTCGACCCGCTTGCCGCCGGGGGCGCAACAGCCACTGGTGAACGATGATTTCGGTGACGTCTTCGGTATTATGTTGATGATCAGCGGTGAGGATTACGGCTACCGGGATCTCAAGGACTACGTGGATTACGTTAAGCGCGAACTGGAGTTGATCCCCGGTGTCGGCAAGGTCTCCCTGGCGGGCGAGCAGCAGGAGCAGGTGTTTGTTGAGATGTCCCTCAACAAGGCCGCCAGCTCCAACCTGGATCCTTCGCTTATCACCAATCTGCTCAACAGCCAGAACATGGTGACGGATGCGGGCAATATCCGCATCGCCGGTGACAATCTGCGGATCCGCACCAGTGGCGGCAGCAAGTCGGTACAGGAACTGCAGGAGCTGATCATTCCCGGCACCAGTGGTGACAAGCTGATTTACCTCAAAGACGTGGCCACGGTGCGCCGCGGCTACCAGGAGATCCCCTCCAACACCCTGAGCTTTAATGGCCACCAGGCCATCAACCTGGGTATTTCCTTTGCCTCCGGGGTTAACGTGGTTGCGGTCGGTGAGGCCGTGGATGCCAAACTGGCGGAAATTGAAGGTGCCCGCCCGGCGGGAATGAAGATTGAGACCATGTATAACCAGCCAGCGGAAGTGAGCAAGTCGGTCTCCAGCTTTGTCTGGAACCTGATAGCTGCCGTGGTGATAGTCATAGGTGTACTGCTGCTGTTCATGGGTCTCAAGAGTGGCATTCTCATCGGCCTTATCCTGTTCCTCACCTGTCTTGGCACCTTTATCCTGATGAAACATGCGGATATAGAGCTGCAGCGGATATCCCTCGGGGCCCTCATCATTGCCCTGGGGATGCTGGTGGACAACGCCATAGTAGTGGTGGAAGGCATACTTATTGGCCGCCAGATGGGGCAGACGACCTTGCAGGCCGCCGAGGCGATAGTCAAACAGACCATGTGGCCTTTGCTCGGCGCCACCGTCATCGCCATTACCGCCTTTGCCCCCATAGGCCTGTCACCGGATGCCACCGGTGAGTTTGCCGGTTCCCTGTTCTGGGTGCTGCTGTTTTCGCTGTTTCTGTCCTGGGTGACGGCCATCAGCATCACGCCCTTCTTTGCGCGGCTGTTCTTCGGTGAGGCCGGTGAGGCCCAAACCGCCGGTGAAACCAAGGATCCTTACGGTGGTGCCTTCTTCCATGCCTATCGCGGCCTGCTGGATATGTGCATGCGTTTCCGCTACCTGAGCGTGCTGGCGGTGGTGGCGCTGTTTGTGCTGTCCGTGGTCGGCTTTGGCTGGGTGAAACAGTCCTTCTTCCCGCCATCTACCACGCCAATCTTCCTGGTGGATATATGGATGCCGGAAGGCACGGACATTCGTGAGACCGGCACAGTGGTGTCCGCCATGGGCGATATGGCGGGCAAGCTCGACAACGTTGAGTTCGTGGCCGCCACAGTGGGCAAGGGCTTCCCGCGTTTTATGCTGACCTATTCGCCGGAGAAAAACTACGCCGCCTTTGGCCAGTTGGCGGTGCGTACCGCGGACTTCGACAGCCTGACCGGGGTCATGAAGCAATTCCGCACCGAGGCCGAAGCGGCATTCCCGCAAACCCAGCTCAAGTTCAAGCGCCTGGAAATCGGCCCCTCTACCGATGCCAAGATAGAGGCGCGTCTGTCCGGGGCAGATCCCGATGAACTGCGGCGTTTAGGTGCCGAGGTGAAGGCCATCTTCGCTGCCACCCCGGGCACGGTTAACGTGCGTCACGACTGGCGTGAGCGGGTTAAGTACATAGCGCCCAGGTTCAACGAAACCCAGGCGCGGCGCCTTGGCATAGTGAAAAGCGAGGTGGACCGGGCGCTGAAGTTCTCCTTCGCCGGACTGCAAATTGGTCTCTATCGCGAAGGCACCAGTCTGCTGCCCATAGTGGCCCGCCTGCCCGATGAAGAGCGGGTCGACATAGAGTCGCTGGAGAGCGTGCGCATCTGGAGCCCGGTGCTCAAGACGCTAATCCCGCTGCAGCAGGTGGTGGATGGCTTCGAGGTCAAATTCGAAGATCCCATCATTCAGCGCCGGGACCGCAAGCGCACCCTGACTGTGTTCGCCGATGCCGACTTTGAATACGACATACTGCCGGCGGCCCTGTTCGCCCAGGTGCGCGACAAGGTGGAGGCGGTGCAACTGCCGCCCGGTTACGAGCTGCATTGGGGCGGCGAATTTGAGTCTTCCCGCGACGCGCAAAAATCCCTGTTCGCCACCTTGCCTTTGGGTTATGTGCTGATGTTCCTCATCACGGTGTTCCTGTTTAACTCGGTGCGTAAGCCGCTGGTGATCTGGTGCTGTGTGCCCCTGGCCATCATAGGCATTACCCTGGGGCTGCTGGTGATGGACAAGCCCTTCAGCTTTATGGCGCTACTGGGGATGCTGAGCCTGTCGGGCATGTTGCTGAAAAACGGCATAGTGCTGCTCGACCAGATTAACCTGGAGATCAACCAAGGGGTCGAGCCGTTCCGCGCCGTGTTTGAAAGCACAGTCAGCAGGGTGCGGCCCGTGTGTATGGCGGCGGTGACCACCATCCTGGGCATGCTGCCGTTGATCACCGACGCCTTCTTCGAGTCCATGGCCGCTGTGGTGATGTTCGGTCTCGGGGTGGCGACTATACTGACTCTTATCATAGTGCCGGTGTTTTACATCATCTTCTTCCGTATCCAGTACCGCGATTATCGCCACTTTGATTCGGAAGCCGCTAAGGAAACCGGGGGAGTTGCAGGATGA
- a CDS encoding efflux RND transporter periplasmic adaptor subunit, with translation MRNIRLAALLLLLCGCNGAQQMSPEQVRVQTFTIPKTENEMIRVFNGVSRAQDLTQLSFRIPGRIASIPVSKGQVVKQGQVLAVLDKKDFEIILSDRRARLEVTAKQAERAKQLVDQQLMAQAEYDQLQAQFLVAQAQARQAELNLQYTELKAPFDGTVSDVFPKSFENVQPGTPIVSMHKSERIEVAVQVPDVLIAVSRPVDQSHPKSELKVSFEAFPEVWFKGSLLEITSEKDPASQTYIATVAVELDEGYKVLEGMPAKVEVDLAKVTYSFSRQFKVPVAAVVMPDGSDLDRQDAGVWLFDPASNQVHFQPVTLGVITGDRIEVRAGLSEGQMIVTQGLSRLVEGQQVERIPG, from the coding sequence ATGCGCAACATCCGATTGGCGGCACTGCTGCTTTTGCTCTGTGGCTGCAATGGGGCCCAGCAAATGAGCCCCGAACAGGTGCGGGTGCAAACCTTCACCATTCCGAAAACCGAAAACGAGATGATCCGGGTATTCAATGGTGTATCCCGGGCTCAGGATCTGACCCAGTTGTCCTTCAGGATCCCCGGTCGCATTGCCAGTATCCCGGTCAGCAAGGGCCAGGTGGTGAAGCAGGGCCAGGTGCTGGCTGTATTGGACAAGAAAGATTTTGAAATCATCTTGAGCGATCGCCGGGCGCGGCTGGAAGTGACGGCCAAGCAGGCCGAGCGCGCCAAGCAATTGGTGGATCAGCAATTGATGGCCCAGGCCGAGTACGACCAGCTGCAGGCGCAATTTCTGGTGGCCCAGGCCCAGGCGCGTCAGGCCGAACTCAATCTGCAATACACGGAGCTGAAGGCACCCTTCGATGGCACAGTCAGCGATGTGTTCCCCAAGTCATTTGAAAACGTGCAGCCCGGAACCCCGATAGTCAGCATGCACAAGAGTGAGCGCATCGAGGTGGCGGTACAGGTGCCGGATGTGCTGATTGCCGTGTCCCGCCCCGTGGATCAATCCCACCCAAAAAGCGAGCTCAAGGTCAGCTTCGAGGCCTTTCCCGAGGTGTGGTTCAAGGGCAGTTTGCTGGAAATCACCTCGGAAAAAGATCCCGCTTCCCAAACCTATATAGCGACAGTGGCGGTGGAATTGGATGAAGGCTACAAGGTGCTCGAAGGTATGCCGGCCAAGGTCGAAGTGGATCTGGCCAAGGTCACCTATAGCTTCAGCCGCCAGTTCAAGGTACCGGTAGCCGCCGTGGTCATGCCCGATGGTAGCGATCTCGACAGGCAGGACGCCGGGGTCTGGTTATTCGACCCGGCAAGTAATCAGGTGCATTTTCAGCCCGTGACCCTGGGGGTGATTACCGGTGACAGGATAGAAGTCCGCGCCGGTCTCAGCGAAGGCCAGATGATAGTCACCCAGGGCTTGTCCCGTCTGGTCGAAGGCCAGCAAGTTGAACGCATCCCAGGATAA
- a CDS encoding efflux RND transporter periplasmic adaptor subunit — protein sequence MKPCETRSRTLSGPGLLLSLLMPLLLLSGNALAAKERPRPVKVMQISLADGSGERVLPGQVKASERAALSFQVSGEISAIKVRPGEAVKAGQLLALLDPAIYEQQLEVAKAQFELAKVLFERASSLVEQGVVSRNDFDKYKSDYAVARAALDKAETDLSYTRLLAPYDGIISQRFRRQYEFVPAQQQVLGIRNEAAIDVSFQLPEQYIGALQRSPQGQGKVLGAEVRFDSSDLWFSASLKEMNTVADISTASYTLVLTLPMPEKLNILPGMSAAVKVRLAGDGMVAQPALPEGALVREDKGNFVYRWLPAENKVEKVAVTLNGTVLVSGLSDGDFVVVAGVDELSDGQTVERWVKERGL from the coding sequence ATGAAGCCATGTGAGACCCGTTCACGGACACTATCGGGCCCAGGCCTGCTGTTGTCTCTGTTAATGCCCCTTCTGCTGTTATCAGGAAATGCCCTCGCGGCCAAGGAAAGACCCCGCCCGGTGAAGGTGATGCAGATTTCCCTCGCCGATGGCAGTGGCGAACGCGTTCTGCCGGGGCAGGTGAAGGCCAGCGAGCGGGCGGCACTGTCGTTTCAGGTCTCAGGCGAGATCAGCGCCATCAAGGTTCGTCCAGGTGAAGCGGTAAAGGCAGGCCAGTTGCTGGCATTACTGGACCCGGCCATCTACGAGCAACAGCTGGAAGTGGCCAAGGCCCAATTTGAATTGGCCAAGGTCCTGTTCGAGCGTGCCAGCAGTCTGGTGGAGCAGGGCGTGGTATCGCGCAACGATTTTGACAAGTACAAGAGTGATTATGCCGTGGCCCGCGCGGCCTTGGACAAGGCGGAAACGGACTTGAGCTACACACGTCTGCTGGCACCCTATGATGGCATTATTTCCCAGCGTTTCAGACGTCAGTATGAATTCGTGCCGGCCCAGCAGCAGGTGCTGGGGATCCGCAATGAAGCGGCAATCGATGTCAGCTTCCAATTACCCGAGCAATACATAGGTGCCCTGCAGCGCAGCCCCCAGGGCCAGGGAAAGGTGCTCGGTGCCGAAGTCAGGTTTGACAGCAGCGACCTCTGGTTCTCCGCCAGCCTCAAAGAAATGAATACAGTCGCGGACATCAGCACCGCCAGCTATACCCTGGTGCTGACCCTGCCAATGCCTGAAAAGCTTAACATTCTGCCGGGCATGTCGGCCGCGGTGAAGGTCAGGCTCGCGGGCGACGGAATGGTGGCCCAGCCAGCCCTGCCCGAGGGGGCTCTGGTTCGGGAAGACAAGGGCAACTTTGTCTATCGCTGGTTGCCGGCGGAAAACAAGGTGGAGAAGGTGGCCGTCACCTTGAATGGCACTGTCCTGGTGTCCGGCCTCAGCGATGGTGACTTTGTGGTGGTTGCCGGGGTGGATGAACTCAGTGACGGTCAGACCGTTGAGCGCTGGGTGAAGGAAAGGGGACTCTGA
- the mdh gene encoding malate dehydrogenase, protein MKVAVLGAAGGIGQALALLLKTQLPAGSKLSLYDIAPVTPGVAVDLSHIPTAVEVKGFCGEDPTPALEGADVVLISAGVARKPGMDRSDLFNINAGIVRNLIEKVAVTCPKALVGIITNPVNTTVAIAAEVLKKAGVYDKNRLFGVTTLDVIRAETFVAEAKGVDVKDVKVNVIGGHSGVTILPLLSQIEGVSFSDEEVAALTKRIQNAGTEVVEAKAGGGSATLSMGQAAFRFGMSLIRGLQGEANVVECTYVDGGSEHATFFAQPVLLGKNGVEKVLSYGDISAFEANARDAMLDTLKGDIQLGVDFVK, encoded by the coding sequence ATGAAAGTTGCTGTTCTTGGTGCTGCTGGCGGTATTGGCCAGGCTCTTGCCCTTCTGTTGAAAACCCAACTGCCTGCTGGTTCAAAGCTGTCATTGTATGACATCGCTCCAGTGACCCCAGGTGTTGCCGTGGATCTGAGCCACATCCCTACCGCCGTTGAGGTCAAGGGTTTCTGCGGTGAAGACCCAACGCCAGCACTGGAAGGTGCCGACGTGGTGCTGATCTCTGCCGGTGTTGCCCGTAAGCCTGGTATGGATCGCTCCGATCTGTTTAACATCAACGCCGGTATCGTGCGCAACCTCATTGAAAAAGTGGCTGTGACCTGTCCAAAGGCGCTGGTGGGTATCATCACCAACCCGGTTAACACCACTGTGGCCATTGCTGCCGAAGTGCTGAAAAAAGCCGGTGTTTATGACAAGAACCGTCTGTTCGGTGTAACCACTCTGGACGTTATCCGCGCCGAGACCTTCGTTGCCGAAGCCAAGGGTGTTGACGTGAAAGACGTTAAGGTTAACGTGATTGGCGGCCACAGCGGCGTAACCATTCTGCCTCTGCTGTCTCAAATCGAAGGCGTGAGCTTCTCCGACGAAGAAGTCGCTGCCCTGACCAAGCGTATCCAAAACGCCGGTACCGAAGTGGTTGAAGCCAAGGCCGGTGGCGGCAGCGCGACCCTGTCCATGGGCCAGGCGGCATTCCGTTTCGGTATGTCTCTGATCCGCGGTCTGCAGGGTGAAGCCAACGTCGTTGAATGCACCTATGTTGACGGTGGCAGCGAGCATGCTACTTTCTTCGCCCAACCCGTACTGCTGGGTAAAAACGGCGTCGAAAAAGTACTGTCTTACGGCGACATCAGCGCGTTCGAAGCTAATGCCCGTGACGCCATGCTGGACACCCTCAAGGGTGACATCCAACTGGGTGTAGACTTCGTTAAGTAA